The following coding sequences are from one Bacteroidales bacterium window:
- a CDS encoding fumarate reductase/succinate dehydrogenase flavoprotein subunit — protein MEINAKIPEGHIAEKWTHYRSTVKLVSPANKEKLDIIVVGTGLAGASAAASLAELGYQVKVFCYQDSPRRAHSIAAQGGINAAKNYRNDGDSIWRLFEDTLKGGDYRSREANVYRLAEVSNAIIDQAVAQGVPFAREYSGYLDTRSFGGAQLMRTFYARGQTGQQLLLGAYGALSRQIKLGKVKLYTRRDVLDIVLVDGKARGIICRNLLTGEVERHSAHAVVLASGGYGNVYYLSTNAKGSNVTPVWRAYKKGAWFANPAFTQIHPTCIPLHGTYQSKLTLMSECLRNDGRVWVPKKLEDAEKLRRREISPNDIPEEDRDYYLERRYPAYGNLVPRDIASRAAKERCDKGYGVYVTGQAVFLDFRDAIKKLGKHVIEERYGNLFEMYEKIVDENPYEVPMMIYPAVHYTMGGLWVDYELMSNIPGLYVIGEANFSDHGANRLGASALMQGLADGYFILPVTIGNYLANEIKTPPISSNLPEFIKAEQEVDDQIKKLMSIKGKLTVDEIHRELGSIMWEYAGMSRNAEGLKNGIGKVRALREEFWRNVYVPGKSTYYNEELTKACHLADFLELGELIMLDALERNESCGGHFREEYQTEDGEALRDDENYAHVAIWQYTGDDTNPTRLTEPLNFEYVKPKQRSYK, from the coding sequence ATGGAAATAAATGCCAAAATACCAGAGGGTCACATTGCTGAAAAGTGGACCCATTATCGTTCTACAGTAAAATTGGTTAGTCCTGCTAACAAGGAAAAACTTGATATTATTGTGGTTGGAACAGGTTTAGCTGGTGCTTCTGCTGCTGCATCACTTGCAGAATTAGGGTACCAAGTGAAAGTATTTTGTTATCAAGATAGTCCAAGACGAGCTCATAGTATAGCTGCTCAAGGAGGTATCAATGCAGCCAAAAATTACCGCAACGATGGAGATAGTATTTGGAGGTTATTTGAAGATACACTCAAAGGGGGAGACTATCGTTCTCGTGAAGCTAACGTCTATCGCTTGGCCGAAGTTAGTAATGCCATTATTGATCAAGCCGTAGCGCAAGGAGTACCTTTTGCTCGTGAATACAGCGGTTATCTCGATACACGTTCTTTTGGTGGCGCTCAACTTATGAGGACCTTTTATGCTAGAGGTCAAACAGGACAGCAACTTTTGTTGGGTGCTTACGGAGCTTTAAGTAGACAAATCAAGTTGGGAAAGGTTAAATTATATACACGTCGGGATGTCCTCGATATTGTACTCGTCGATGGGAAAGCTCGAGGTATTATTTGTCGCAATTTGCTTACAGGAGAAGTTGAACGTCATTCTGCACATGCTGTTGTGCTAGCTTCTGGCGGATATGGTAATGTGTATTATCTCAGTACCAATGCCAAAGGATCTAATGTCACACCTGTTTGGCGAGCATACAAAAAAGGAGCATGGTTTGCAAATCCGGCTTTTACGCAGATTCATCCCACATGCATCCCTTTGCATGGAACCTACCAAAGTAAGCTCACTCTTATGAGTGAATGCTTAAGAAATGATGGCAGAGTTTGGGTTCCTAAAAAGCTAGAAGATGCAGAAAAATTAAGAAGGAGAGAAATATCTCCCAATGATATCCCCGAAGAAGATAGGGATTATTACCTCGAACGACGATATCCTGCTTACGGTAATCTTGTTCCGCGTGACATTGCAAGTCGTGCAGCAAAAGAAAGATGCGACAAAGGTTATGGTGTCTATGTTACCGGACAAGCAGTCTTTCTTGATTTTCGCGATGCAATAAAAAAACTAGGAAAGCATGTAATTGAAGAACGATATGGTAATCTTTTTGAGATGTATGAAAAAATCGTTGATGAAAATCCTTATGAAGTTCCGATGATGATATATCCAGCTGTTCACTATACCATGGGGGGATTATGGGTTGATTATGAATTAATGAGTAACATACCTGGTTTATATGTGATTGGTGAGGCCAACTTCAGCGACCATGGTGCTAATCGACTCGGTGCTTCTGCCTTGATGCAAGGTTTAGCGGATGGATATTTTATTTTACCCGTAACTATAGGGAATTACTTAGCCAACGAGATTAAAACACCTCCTATATCCAGCAATTTACCTGAATTTATAAAAGCAGAACAAGAAGTCGATGATCAAATTAAGAAGTTGATGAGCATTAAAGGTAAGCTAACAGTTGATGAAATACATCGCGAACTTGGCAGCATCATGTGGGAATATGCGGGAATGTCTCGCAATGCAGAGGGATTAAAAAATGGCATTGGAAAAGTGCGGGCATTGCGAGAAGAATTTTGGAGAAATGTTTATGTTCCAGGTAAAAGCACTTATTATAACGAAGAATTGACTAAAGCCTGTCACTTAGCAGACTTTTTAGAACTCGGAGAGCTTATCATGTTGGATGCATTAGAACGCAATGAATCTTGCGGAGGGCATTTTCGTGAAGAGTATCAAACCGAAGACGGTGAAGCATTACGCGATGATGAAAATTATGCTCATGTTGCCATATGGCAATACACCGGAGACGATACAAATCCTACACGATTAACAGAACCATTGAATTTTGAATATGTTAAACCAAAGCAAAGAAGTTATAAATAA
- a CDS encoding succinate dehydrogenase cytochrome b subunit, producing the protein MPSRFILRLSSISQKLWMASAGVFLLIFLVVHLCINLLMLLPDGGQTFNVASRFMASNLLVKIFEIVLIASFLLHIALGIILKIQNWMARPQRYAVSSKTPTSFFSRYTIWTGLTVLLVLIIHLINFNFVKEGWVPMPPGVNDPLDFYTMAILLFTNEVYVIIYYVWLVVLAFHLYHAFQAVFQTFGFNHNRYQKTIRVLALFYALFISGGFMTIPTYFMFFYK; encoded by the coding sequence ATGCCTTCTCGTTTTATATTGAGATTAAGTTCTATAAGTCAAAAGTTATGGATGGCTTCGGCCGGTGTTTTTTTATTGATTTTTCTTGTGGTCCATTTGTGTATTAACTTGCTTATGTTATTACCTGATGGGGGTCAGACGTTCAATGTTGCCTCACGTTTCATGGCTTCTAATCTGCTTGTAAAAATTTTTGAAATAGTTTTAATTGCTAGTTTTTTGCTTCACATTGCACTTGGAATTATCTTGAAAATACAGAACTGGATGGCAAGGCCTCAAAGATACGCCGTATCAAGTAAGACACCAACTTCTTTTTTTTCACGTTACACTATTTGGACAGGTTTAACTGTTTTACTGGTTTTGATCATACATTTAATAAACTTTAACTTTGTTAAAGAAGGGTGGGTTCCTATGCCGCCAGGTGTAAACGATCCTTTGGATTTTTATACGATGGCTATTCTCTTATTTACCAACGAGGTGTATGTAATCATATACTATGTTTGGCTCGTTGTTTTAGCTTTTCACCTTTATCATGCTTTTCAAGCCGTATTTCAGACATTTGGGTTTAACCATAATCGGTATCAAAAAACTATTCGTGTTCTTGCCCTTTTTTATGCCTTATTCATAAGTGGTGGTTTTATGACGATCCCAACATATTTTATGTTTTTTTACAAATAA